Proteins from a genomic interval of Benincasa hispida cultivar B227 chromosome 7, ASM972705v1, whole genome shotgun sequence:
- the LOC120081881 gene encoding galactoside 2-alpha-L-fucosyltransferase-like yields MTRAFRRRTSYSRSIDRLRFRASVDGATKSGCIRDMKLKEILTTLLIGLPLFVFAVLMLRNPAVDLSLGFAEARVLGRVATNSGSESSGSENGFSQLSNRDKLIGGLLIPGFDEGSCLSRYQSSLYRRTSTHKPSSYLLSKLRDYEALHRRCGPHTKPYDKAVEQLRSGSTVSLTECKYVVWMSYSGLGNKILTLASAFLYALLTNRVLLVDPGKDMADLFCEPFPEKSWLLSNDFPLVDQFSNFDSKSPNRHGNMLKMNTLNMSLESLPSYLYLHLAHDYDDHDKLFFCDQEQALLGRVPWLILKTDNYFVPSLFLIPSFKHELSILFPQKDTVFHHLGRYLFHPSNHVWGLITRYYKAYLSSADERIGIQVRVFESEPGPFEHIMDQILGCTLKEKLLPEVDKEGFSSVPSERPRVKAVLMTSLSSGYYEKLRTLYWEYPTKTGEVIAVYQPSYEMYQQTEKKTHNRKAWAEMYLLSLSDVLVTSAWSTFGYVAQGLGGSKPWILYKAENMTTPDPPCRRAMSMEPCFHAPPFYDCKAKKGIDTGKVVPHVRHCEDMSWGLKLVHHEDL; encoded by the exons ATGACGAGAGCTTTTAGAAGACGAACTTCGTATTCAAGGTCCATAGATCGCCTCCGATTCCGGGCATCGGTGGACGGTGCTACGAAATCTGGATGCATCAGAGATATGAAGCTGAAGGAGATCTTGACTACTTTGCTTATAGGTCTTCCGTTGTTTGTTTTTGCTGTTTTGATGCTTAGGAATCCGGCGGTGGATCTCTCTCTGGGTTTTGCCGAAGCCAGAGTATTGGGAAGAGTGGCCACTAATAGCGGTTCTGAGAGTTCAG GTTCAGAAAACGGTTTCTCTCAACTCTCCAATAGAGACAAACTTATTGGAGGTCTTCTCATTCCTGGATTTGATGAAGGATCATGTTTGAGCAGATATCAATCCAGTTTATATCGAAGAACTTCAACCCACAAACCTTCTTCTTACCTCCTCTCAAAGCTTAGAGACTACGAAGCACTTCATCGGCGGTGTGGTCCCCATACGAAACCATATGATAAAGCAGTAGAGCAACTCAGATCTGGCAGTACTGTTAGTTTGACAGAGTGTAAATATGTTGTGTGGATGTCTTATAGTGGCTTGGGAAACAAGATACTCACTTTAGCTTCTGCATTCCTCTATGCCCTCCTTACCAATCGTGTCTTGCTTGTCGACCCAGGGAAGGATATGGCTGATCTATTTTGTGAACCCTTCCCTGAAAAATCTTGGTTGCTATCAAATGACTTCCCCTTGGTGGATCAGTTCAGCAACTTTGATTCAAAATCTCCTAATCGTCATGGAAATATGCTTAAGATGAACACTCTAAACATGTCGTTAGAATCACTCCCATCCTATCTGTACCTGCACTTGGCTCATGATTATGATGATCATGACAAGCTTTTCTTCTGTGATCAAGAACAGGCTCTTTTAGGAAGGGTCCCTTGGCTAATACTGAAGACAGATAACTACTTTGTTCCTTCTCTCTTCTTGATCCCATCTTTCAAGCACGAACTGAGTATCTTATTCCCCCAAAAAGATACCGTCTTCCATCATCTTGGTCGGTATCTTTTCCACCCATCGAATCATGTTTGGGGACTAATAACGAGATACTACAAAGCATATCTATCAAGTGCTGATGAAAGAATAGGAATTCAAGTAAGAGTGTTTGAGAGTGAACCGGGGCCATTCGAACATATAATGGATCAGATTTTAGGCTGTACTCTAAAGGAGAAGCTATTGCCTGAGGTAGACAAGGAAGGCTTCTCTTCTGTTCCTTCGGAACGCCCAAGAGTAAAAGCTGTTTTGATGACATCTTTAAGTTCTGGATATTATGAAAAATTGAGAACCTTGTACTGGGAATACCCGACTAAAACCGGAGAGGTTATTGCAGTTTATCAGCCAAGCTACGAAATGTATCAGCAGACAGAGAAGAAGACTCACAATAGGAAAGCATGGGCAGAAATGTACCTTCTAAGTTTAAGCGATGTATTGGTGACCAGTGCATGGTCAACATTCGGGTATGTGGCTCAAGGACTCGGCGGATCGAAGCCATGGATTCTTTACAAGGCCGAGAACATGACCACACCCGATCCACCATGTCGTAGAGCGATGTCAATGGAGCCTTGCTTTCATGCTCCTCCATTCTATGACTGCAAGGCAAAAAAAGGAATAGATACCGGTAAAGTTGTTCCACATGTAAGACATTGTGAAGACATGAGCTGGGGGCTTAAGCTTGTTCACCATGAGGATTTATAA